One part of the Mycobacterium marinum genome encodes these proteins:
- a CDS encoding PE family protein, protein MSFVFASPEVLGAAAAQAAVIGSGVQTAGAWAAGPTTALAGALGADEVSVAVAQLFDGHGQAYQAISAQAAVFHGRFVAALNAAADSYAGAEAAGVSVLQSAGADVMGALNAPTMAWLGRPLIGDGANGVDGTGGNGGAGGLLWGNGGRGGSGAAGQAGGRGGSAGLIGTGGAGGAGGASASGAGGVGGGGGAGGWLFGAGGQGGTGGNGLTTAGVGGHGGGTGLFGAGGAGGAGGISGTGVGGGGGHGGNGGWVAGDGGAGGAGGTGGGAGRGGWVFGDGGAGGAGGDGATGAAGAQGLTGQTGQTGHDGGAGGAGGAGGRGGWLFSAGGDGGAGGAGGAGGAGGAGGAGATATTAGTSGGNGGNGGAGGTGGDGGTGGAGGATGWFGSTGTTGAGGNGGTGGNGAIAGNGGAGANGDGLHLDGGNGGNGGNPGAGGAGGTGGTGSRTGAHGLAGTTPTTNAGDGGRGGDGYTSTDPTLNGGNGGNGGNGGDYGNGGAGGNGGNGATGALGTAPPAAGDPGGNGGNGSNGGNGGAGGTGGLIAGDGGAGGHGGGGGGGGNGAAGANGTNATTAGTNGGNAGAGGNGGNGGTGGNGGAGGAATHGSAGANGAGGAGGNGGDGAIAGDGGTGATGDATHLDGGNGGNGANPGIGGLGGAGGTGGDGTTPAAHGINGTTPTTTTNGSGGRGGDGYTSTDPTLNGGKGGTGGNGGDYGNGGAGGNGGNGATGTTGTNPTPHPVTSTAASGANGTADTFNGGNGDNGAYAGQAGGNGGIGYYDAQNALGGNGGDGGIGGPGTVGGNGGHGGPGVDVAGTGGDGGAGGDGGGAGGNGGAGGNSFYYGNDGGAGGNGGAGGGTGGNGGNGGYSTQGGHNGTGGTGGTGGIGATGGDGSNGGAGGAGGTGGLYGNGGNGGTGGTGGNGGTGATGGTGGTGGNGQTYYNGDSSSPGTGGDGGTGGTGGNGGNGGDGGAAGAGGTYGQSGTNGTGGNAGTGGSGGDGGAPGDGGATVDEYGFSPGPPYGADGQAGAMGATGQDGIAGMTPGTGTAGNGGNGGPGVP, encoded by the coding sequence ATGTCTTTTGTGTTTGCTAGCCCGGAGGTGTTGGGGGCCGCTGCCGCCCAGGCGGCGGTGATCGGCTCGGGTGTGCAGACCGCCGGGGCGTGGGCGGCGGGGCCGACCACGGCGTTGGCGGGAGCATTGGGCGCCGATGAGGTGTCGGTGGCGGTGGCCCAGCTATTTGATGGTCATGGGCAGGCCTATCAGGCGATCAGCGCGCAGGCGGCGGTGTTTCATGGCCGGTTCGTCGCGGCATTGAATGCGGCCGCGGATTCCTATGCCGGGGCCGAGGCGGCGGGGGTATCGGTGTTGCAGAGCGCCGGCGCCGATGTGATGGGCGCCCTCAATGCCCCGACGATGGCCTGGTTGGGGCGCCCGCTTATCGGTGATGGCGCCAATGGGGTGGATGGCACCGGAGGCAATGGCGGTGCCGGCGGCCTGTTGTGGGGCAATGGGGGTCGGGGCGGATCGGGAGCGGCCGGTCAGGCCGGGGGCCGTGGGGGTAGCGCCGGGTTGATCGGTACCGGTGGTGCTGGCGGGGCCGGCGGGGCCTCCGCGAGCGGGGCCGGCGGTGTCGGGGGCGGCGGGGGCGCCGGCGGCTGGCTGTTCGGTGCTGGGGGCCAAGGCGGGACCGGCGGCAATGGCCTGACCACCGCCGGGGTGGGGGGTCATGGCGGCGGTACGGGGTTGTTCGGGGCCGGTGGGGCCGGTGGGGCCGGCGGCATCTCGGGTACGGGTGTGGGCGGTGGCGGCGGTCATGGCGGTAACGGCGGCTGGGTAGCCGGCGACGGTGGGGCCGGCGGGGCCGGGGGCACCGGTGGAGGCGCGGGCCGAGGCGGCTGGGTGTTCGGTGATGGCGGGGCCGGCGGGGCCGGCGGGGACGGCGCCACCGGCGCGGCGGGCGCCCAGGGTTTGACCGGACAAACCGGCCAGACCGGACACGACGGCGGGGCCGGCGGGGCGGGCGGGGCCGGTGGCCGAGGCGGCTGGCTGTTCAGTGCCGGCGGCGACGGTGGGGCCGGCGGGGCCGGCGGTGCCGGCGGTGCGGGCGGAGCCGGAGGCGCGGGCGCAACCGCGACGACCGCCGGGACCAGCGGCGGCAACGGCGGTAACGGCGGGGCCGGCGGGACCGGCGGTGATGGCGGTACGGGCGGAGCCGGCGGAGCCACCGGCTGGTTCGGCAGCACCGGGACAACCGGGGCCGGCGGTAACGGCGGCACCGGCGGTAACGGAGCGATCGCTGGCAACGGCGGCGCCGGCGCCAACGGTGATGGCCTCCACCTCGACGGCGGCAACGGCGGCAACGGCGGTAACCCCGGCGCCGGCGGCGCCGGCGGGACCGGCGGGACTGGTTCGCGCACCGGCGCCCACGGCCTGGCCGGCACCACCCCCACCACCAACGCCGGCGACGGCGGGCGCGGCGGAGACGGCTACACCTCCACCGACCCCACCCTCAACGGCGGCAACGGCGGCAACGGCGGAAACGGCGGCGACTACGGCAACGGCGGCGCCGGCGGCAACGGCGGCAACGGCGCCACCGGCGCCCTCGGGACCGCGCCGCCCGCCGCTGGTGATCCCGGCGGCAACGGCGGCAACGGCAGCAACGGCGGCAACGGCGGAGCCGGCGGCACCGGCGGCCTGATCGCCGGTGACGGCGGGGCCGGCGGGCACGGCGGGGGCGGCGGGGGCGGCGGTAACGGGGCGGCCGGGGCCAACGGCACCAACGCCACCACCGCCGGCACCAACGGCGGAAACGCCGGAGCCGGCGGCAACGGCGGCAACGGCGGAACCGGCGGCAACGGCGGCGCCGGCGGGGCCGCAACCCACGGCAGCGCGGGCGCCAACGGGGCCGGCGGGGCCGGCGGTAACGGCGGCGACGGCGCGATCGCCGGTGACGGCGGCACCGGCGCCACCGGTGACGCCACCCACCTCGACGGCGGCAACGGCGGCAACGGCGCCAACCCCGGCATCGGCGGACTCGGCGGGGCCGGCGGCACCGGCGGGGACGGCACCACCCCCGCCGCCCACGGCATCAACGGCACCACCCCCACCACCACCACCAACGGCAGCGGCGGACGCGGCGGAGACGGCTACACCTCCACCGACCCCACCCTCAACGGCGGCAAAGGCGGCACCGGAGGCAACGGCGGCGACTACGGCAACGGCGGCGCCGGCGGAAACGGCGGCAACGGCGCCACCGGCACCACCGGCACCAACCCCACCCCCCACCCCGTCACCAGCACCGCCGCCTCCGGAGCCAACGGAACTGCCGACACCTTCAATGGCGGCAACGGCGACAACGGCGCCTACGCCGGCCAAGCAGGCGGAAACGGCGGCATCGGCTACTACGACGCGCAGAATGCGCTTGGCGGCAACGGCGGGGATGGCGGCATCGGCGGCCCCGGCACTGTCGGCGGCAACGGCGGCCACGGCGGCCCCGGTGTCGACGTCGCCGGAACAGGCGGCGATGGCGGGGCAGGCGGCGACGGCGGCGGCGCCGGCGGAAACGGCGGTGCCGGCGGCAACTCGTTCTATTACGGCAACGACGGGGGTGCCGGCGGCAACGGCGGGGCAGGCGGCGGGACCGGAGGCAACGGCGGCAACGGCGGGTACAGCACCCAAGGCGGTCACAACGGGACCGGTGGCACGGGCGGCACCGGCGGCATCGGCGCCACCGGAGGCGACGGCAGCAACGGCGGAGCAGGCGGCGCCGGAGGCACCGGCGGCCTCTACGGCAACGGCGGCAACGGCGGAACAGGAGGCACCGGAGGCAACGGCGGCACCGGAGCCACCGGCGGCACCGGCGGCACCGGAGGCAACGGCCAAACCTATTACAACGGCGACTCCTCTTCCCCCGGGACCGGCGGCGACGGCGGCACCGGAGGCACCGGCGGCAACGGCGGCAACGGCGGGGACGGCGGCGCCGCGGGCGCCGGCGGCACCTACGGACAATCCGGCACCAACGGCACCGGCGGCAACGCCGGCACCGGCGGCAGCGGAGGCGACGGTGGCGCCCCCGGTGACGGCGGCGCCACCGTGGACGAATACGGCTTTAGTCCCGGTCCTCCTTACGGCGCCGACGGACAAGCCGGCGCGATGGGGGCTACCGGCCAAGACGGCATCGCCGGTATGACCCCGGGCACCGGCACCGCCGGCAATGGCGGCAATGGTGGGCCCGGGGTTCCCTAG
- a CDS encoding SDR family NAD(P)-dependent oxidoreductase, with protein sequence MGYADQLFDLTDHVVLITGGSRGLGRQMAFAAARCGADVVIASRNLDNCVATATEIESETGRSALAYQVHVGRWDQLDGLVAASYERFGKIDTLINNAGMSPLYDKLSDVTEKLFDAVLNLNLKGPFRLSALVGERMVAAGTGSIINVSSAGSLRPSADIIPYAAAKAGLNAMTEGLARAFGPTVRVNTLMAGPFLTDVSKAWNLEAATQNPFGHLALRRAGNPPEIVGAALFLASDASSFTTGSILRADGGIP encoded by the coding sequence ATGGGTTATGCCGACCAGCTTTTCGACCTCACCGACCACGTTGTCCTGATCACCGGGGGCAGCCGCGGCCTGGGCCGGCAGATGGCCTTTGCGGCGGCACGCTGCGGCGCCGACGTGGTGATCGCCAGCCGCAACCTGGATAACTGCGTGGCCACCGCCACCGAGATCGAGTCCGAGACCGGGCGCTCCGCCCTGGCCTATCAAGTGCATGTGGGGCGCTGGGATCAGCTCGACGGGCTGGTCGCGGCGTCCTACGAACGCTTCGGCAAGATCGACACACTGATCAACAACGCGGGCATGTCGCCGCTCTACGACAAGCTGAGCGACGTCACCGAGAAGCTGTTCGATGCGGTGCTCAACCTCAACCTCAAGGGCCCGTTCCGGCTCTCGGCGTTGGTCGGTGAGCGGATGGTGGCCGCCGGCACAGGCTCCATCATCAACGTGAGTTCGGCCGGTTCGCTGCGCCCGAGCGCCGACATCATTCCCTATGCCGCGGCAAAGGCCGGGCTCAACGCGATGACCGAGGGCCTGGCGCGGGCATTCGGACCGACGGTGCGCGTCAACACATTGATGGCCGGGCCGTTTCTGACCGATGTCAGCAAGGCCTGGAACCTCGAAGCGGCCACGCAGAATCCATTCGGCCACCTAGCCCTGCGGCGCGCCGGAAACCCACCCGAAATCGTCGGAGCGGCATTGTTTCTGGCTTCTGACGCGTCCAGTTTCACCACCGGATCGATCTTGCGCGCCGACGGCGGCATTCCCTGA
- a CDS encoding PE family protein — MSFVFASPEVLGAAAAQAAVIGSGVQTAGAWAAGPTTALAGALGADEVSVAVAQLFDGHGQAYQAISAQAAVFHGRFVAALNAAADSYAGAEAAGVSVLQSAGADVMGALNAPTMAWLGRPLIGDGANGVDGTGGNGGAGGLLWGNGGRGGSGAAGQAGGRGGSAGLIGTGGAGGAGGASASGAGGVGGGGGAGGWLFGAGGQGGTGGNGLTTAGVGGHGGGTGLFGAGGAGGAGGISGTGVGGGGGHGGNGGWVAGDGGAGGAGGTSNTGAGGSGGGAGRGGWVFGDGGAGGAGGDGATGAAGAQGLTGQTGQTGHDGGAGGAGGAGGRGGWLFSAGGDGGAGGAGGAGGAGGAGGAGATATTAGTSGGNGGNGGAGGTGGDGGTGGAGGATGWFGSTGTTGAGGNGGTGGNGAIAGNGGAGANGDGLHLDGGNGGNGGNPGAGGAGGTGGTGSRTGAHGLAGTTPTTNAGDGGRGGDGYTSTDPTLNGGNGGNGGNGGDYGNGGAGGNGGNGATGALGTAPPAAGDPGGNGGNGSNGGNGGAGGTGGLIAGDGGAGGHGGGGGGGGNGAAGANGTNATTAGTNGGNAGAGGNGGNGGTGGNGGAGGAATHGSAGANGAGGAGGNGGDGAIAGDGGTGATGDATHLDGGNGGNGANPGIGGLGGAGGTGGDGTTPAAHGTNGTTPTTTNGSGGRGGDGYTSTDPTLNGGKGGTGGNGGDYGNGGNGGNGGNGATGTTGTNPTPHPVTSTANPGTDASGNQTLFNGGTGDNGAYAGQAGGTGGNGYADFDQPFGGNGGDGGSGGPGTIGGTGGTGGYAAIAGGWGGDGGAGGDGGGAGGNGGNGGLGLGTSVLPGQGGEGGNGGNGGNGGGTGGTGGNGGNGFHGPGGAAGDGGTGGIGATGGDGSNGGAGGAGGTGGLYGDGGNGGTGGTGGNGGIGATGGTGGDGGIGGSSEAGAAAVGGDGGDGGTGGTGGNGGNGGDGGAAGAGGTYGQSGTNGTGGDAGNGGSGGDGGTGGNGGAGGETPSTQSPDGQPGATGAMGASGQDGIAGATPGTGTGGPPAGGPDGNGGDGGPGVPGP; from the coding sequence ATGTCTTTTGTGTTTGCTAGCCCGGAGGTGTTGGGGGCCGCTGCCGCCCAGGCGGCGGTGATCGGCTCGGGTGTGCAGACCGCCGGGGCGTGGGCGGCGGGGCCGACCACGGCGTTGGCGGGAGCATTGGGCGCCGATGAGGTGTCGGTGGCGGTGGCCCAGCTATTTGATGGTCATGGGCAGGCCTATCAGGCGATCAGCGCGCAGGCGGCGGTGTTTCATGGCCGGTTCGTCGCGGCATTGAATGCGGCCGCGGATTCCTATGCCGGGGCCGAGGCGGCGGGGGTATCGGTGTTGCAGAGCGCCGGCGCCGATGTGATGGGCGCCCTCAATGCCCCGACGATGGCCTGGTTGGGGCGCCCGCTTATCGGTGATGGCGCCAATGGGGTGGATGGCACCGGAGGCAATGGCGGTGCCGGCGGCCTGTTGTGGGGCAATGGGGGTCGGGGCGGATCGGGAGCGGCCGGTCAGGCCGGGGGCCGTGGGGGTAGCGCCGGGTTGATCGGTACCGGTGGTGCTGGCGGGGCCGGCGGGGCCTCCGCGAGCGGGGCCGGCGGTGTCGGGGGCGGCGGGGGCGCCGGCGGCTGGCTGTTCGGTGCTGGGGGCCAAGGCGGGACCGGCGGCAATGGCCTGACCACCGCCGGGGTGGGGGGTCATGGCGGCGGTACGGGGTTGTTCGGGGCCGGTGGGGCCGGTGGGGCCGGCGGCATCTCGGGTACGGGTGTGGGCGGTGGCGGCGGTCATGGCGGTAACGGCGGCTGGGTAGCCGGCGACGGTGGGGCCGGCGGGGCCGGGGGCACCTCCAACACTGGGGCCGGGGGCTCCGGTGGAGGCGCGGGCCGAGGCGGCTGGGTGTTCGGTGATGGCGGGGCCGGCGGGGCCGGCGGGGACGGCGCCACCGGCGCGGCGGGCGCCCAGGGTTTGACCGGACAAACCGGCCAGACCGGACACGACGGCGGGGCCGGCGGGGCGGGCGGGGCCGGTGGCCGAGGCGGCTGGCTGTTCAGTGCCGGCGGCGACGGTGGGGCCGGCGGGGCCGGCGGTGCCGGCGGTGCGGGCGGAGCCGGAGGCGCGGGCGCAACCGCGACGACCGCCGGGACCAGCGGCGGCAACGGCGGTAACGGCGGGGCCGGCGGGACCGGCGGTGATGGCGGTACGGGCGGAGCCGGCGGAGCCACCGGCTGGTTCGGCAGCACCGGGACAACCGGGGCCGGCGGTAACGGCGGCACCGGCGGTAACGGAGCGATCGCTGGCAACGGCGGCGCCGGCGCCAACGGTGATGGCCTCCACCTCGACGGCGGCAACGGCGGCAACGGCGGTAACCCCGGCGCCGGCGGCGCCGGCGGGACCGGCGGGACTGGTTCGCGCACCGGCGCCCACGGCCTGGCCGGCACCACCCCCACCACCAACGCCGGCGACGGCGGGCGCGGCGGAGACGGCTACACCTCCACCGACCCCACCCTCAACGGCGGCAACGGCGGCAACGGCGGAAACGGCGGCGACTACGGCAACGGCGGCGCCGGCGGCAACGGCGGCAACGGCGCCACCGGCGCCCTCGGGACCGCGCCGCCCGCCGCTGGTGATCCCGGCGGCAACGGCGGCAACGGCAGCAACGGCGGCAACGGCGGAGCCGGCGGCACCGGCGGCCTGATCGCCGGTGACGGCGGGGCCGGCGGGCACGGCGGGGGCGGCGGGGGCGGCGGTAACGGGGCGGCCGGGGCCAACGGCACCAACGCCACCACCGCCGGCACCAACGGCGGAAACGCCGGAGCCGGCGGCAACGGCGGCAACGGCGGAACCGGCGGCAACGGCGGCGCCGGCGGGGCCGCAACCCACGGCAGCGCGGGCGCCAACGGGGCCGGCGGGGCCGGCGGTAACGGCGGCGACGGCGCGATCGCCGGTGACGGCGGCACCGGCGCCACCGGTGACGCCACCCACCTCGACGGCGGCAACGGCGGCAACGGCGCCAACCCCGGCATCGGCGGACTCGGCGGGGCCGGCGGCACCGGCGGGGACGGCACCACCCCCGCCGCCCACGGCACCAACGGCACCACCCCCACCACCACCAACGGCAGCGGCGGACGCGGCGGAGACGGCTACACCTCCACCGACCCCACCCTCAACGGCGGCAAAGGCGGCACCGGAGGCAACGGCGGCGACTACGGCAACGGCGGAAACGGCGGAAACGGCGGCAACGGCGCCACCGGCACCACCGGCACCAACCCCACCCCCCACCCCGTCACCAGCACCGCCAACCCCGGAACCGACGCGTCCGGCAATCAAACCCTCTTCAACGGCGGCACCGGCGACAACGGCGCCTACGCCGGCCAAGCAGGCGGCACCGGCGGCAACGGCTACGCCGACTTCGACCAGCCCTTCGGCGGTAACGGTGGCGACGGCGGCAGCGGCGGACCCGGCACCATCGGCGGCACCGGCGGAACAGGCGGCTACGCCGCAATCGCCGGCGGCTGGGGCGGTGACGGTGGGGCAGGCGGCGACGGCGGCGGCGCCGGCGGAAACGGCGGCAACGGCGGCCTCGGGTTAGGCACCTCCGTCTTACCCGGCCAGGGCGGCGAGGGCGGCAACGGCGGCAACGGCGGCAACGGCGGCGGCACCGGCGGAACAGGCGGCAACGGCGGAAACGGCTTTCACGGCCCTGGCGGCGCGGCCGGTGACGGCGGGACCGGCGGTATCGGCGCCACCGGAGGCGACGGCAGCAACGGCGGAGCAGGCGGGGCCGGCGGCACCGGCGGCCTCTACGGCGACGGCGGCAACGGCGGAACAGGCGGCACCGGCGGAAACGGCGGCATCGGGGCTACCGGAGGCACCGGCGGAGACGGCGGCATTGGCGGGAGCAGCGAGGCAGGGGCGGCCGCAGTTGGCGGAGATGGCGGTGACGGCGGCACCGGAGGCACCGGCGGAAACGGCGGCAACGGCGGGGACGGCGGGGCCGCGGGCGCCGGTGGCACCTACGGACAATCCGGCACCAACGGCACCGGCGGAGACGCCGGCAACGGCGGCAGCGGAGGCGACGGCGGCACCGGCGGCAACGGCGGCGCCGGAGGCGAAACCCCCTCAACCCAAAGCCCCGACGGTCAGCCCGGGGCAACCGGGGCGATGGGGGCTAGCGGCCAAGACGGCATCGCCGGCGCCACCCCCGGCACCGGCACCGGCGGACCCCCCGCCGGTGGACCCGACGGGAACGGGGGTGACGGCGGACCCGGCGTCCCTGGGCCCTAA
- a CDS encoding phosphotransferase family protein, which produces METKGGTSLNAAVLGRWLDSSHAPGSGEEPLLAQLEGGSQNTLYLVRRGDQSMVLRMPGPGADATRIDGLLREIRLVRALSGTDVPHAELIAADETGSVLGMPFYLMRAIDGWSPMDGGWPAPFDTDLPARRGLALQLVEGAAKLGRVDWRGQGLEGFGRPDGFHERQVDRWLHFLAAYQVRELPGLDAASDWLRRNRPAHYTPGIMHGDYQFANVMFAHGEPARLAAIVDWEMTTIGDPLLDLAWSLLGYDGEEPRADGFYLDMSAMPKRSELLEHYEKVSGLSTDNIDYYLVLANWKLGIVLEKTYAAAVRAGPHTAGVDPKIKDAFAAMIPRLIATAAELARATKAR; this is translated from the coding sequence ATGGAGACCAAAGGCGGTACCTCGCTGAATGCGGCCGTTCTGGGGCGCTGGCTGGATAGCAGCCATGCGCCCGGCAGCGGCGAGGAGCCCCTGCTCGCGCAGCTAGAGGGCGGTTCGCAGAACACGCTGTACCTGGTGCGCCGCGGCGATCAGAGCATGGTGCTGCGCATGCCCGGCCCGGGTGCCGACGCGACCCGCATTGACGGCTTGCTGCGCGAGATCCGGCTGGTAAGGGCCCTGTCCGGCACCGACGTGCCGCACGCAGAACTGATCGCTGCCGACGAGACCGGATCGGTGCTGGGCATGCCGTTCTACCTGATGAGGGCCATCGATGGATGGAGCCCGATGGACGGCGGGTGGCCCGCACCCTTCGACACCGACCTGCCAGCCCGCCGCGGGCTGGCGCTGCAACTCGTCGAAGGGGCGGCCAAACTGGGCCGGGTGGACTGGCGCGGCCAGGGCCTGGAAGGCTTCGGCCGCCCGGACGGATTCCATGAGCGCCAGGTCGACCGGTGGCTGCACTTTCTCGCGGCCTACCAGGTGCGCGAACTGCCCGGGCTGGACGCGGCCTCGGACTGGTTGCGCCGCAACCGGCCGGCGCATTACACGCCGGGCATCATGCACGGCGACTACCAGTTCGCCAATGTCATGTTCGCCCACGGGGAACCCGCCCGACTGGCCGCGATTGTGGACTGGGAGATGACCACGATCGGCGACCCGCTGCTGGATCTGGCCTGGTCACTGCTGGGCTATGACGGTGAAGAGCCGCGCGCCGACGGGTTCTATCTGGACATGAGTGCCATGCCGAAGCGCAGCGAACTGCTCGAGCACTACGAGAAGGTCAGCGGGCTGTCCACCGACAACATCGACTACTACCTGGTGTTGGCGAACTGGAAACTGGGCATCGTGCTGGAGAAGACCTACGCCGCCGCCGTGCGCGCCGGGCCCCACACAGCCGGGGTGGATCCCAAGATCAAGGACGCGTTCGCTGCGATGATCCCCCGGCTGATCGCCACCGCCGCCGAGCTGGCCCGCGCAACCAAGGCGCGTTGA
- a CDS encoding TetR/AcrR family transcriptional regulator: MSDRVTAAVERALDDRQREATEEVERILAAAVRVMERAAPEPPRVSDIVAEAGSSNKAFYRYFAGKDDLILAVMERGVAIVVSYLEHQMAKESRPDTKIARWIEGTLAQVADPHLISMSRAAAGQLSTWLATDREMLRPLRDLLTAPVTALGSSDVDRDVEAVYGCTVATMRRYVGSAERPGRDDIEHLVRFCLLGLGVS; encoded by the coding sequence GTGAGCGATCGAGTCACCGCCGCAGTCGAGCGCGCGCTCGATGACCGCCAGCGCGAGGCCACCGAGGAAGTGGAGCGCATTCTCGCCGCCGCGGTGCGGGTGATGGAACGCGCCGCTCCCGAACCTCCGCGGGTCAGCGACATCGTCGCCGAGGCCGGTTCGTCGAACAAGGCGTTCTATCGGTATTTCGCCGGCAAGGACGATCTGATCCTGGCCGTGATGGAGCGCGGTGTCGCCATTGTGGTGTCCTACCTGGAACATCAGATGGCCAAGGAGTCACGCCCGGACACCAAGATCGCGCGCTGGATCGAGGGCACGCTGGCCCAGGTTGCCGACCCACACCTGATCAGCATGAGTCGCGCGGCCGCCGGGCAACTGTCGACTTGGCTTGCGACCGACCGGGAAATGCTGCGACCGCTGCGTGATCTACTCACCGCACCGGTGACCGCACTGGGCAGCTCCGACGTGGATCGTGACGTCGAGGCGGTCTACGGTTGCACGGTTGCGACGATGCGCAGGTACGTGGGTTCGGCCGAGCGGCCCGGCCGAGACGACATCGAGCATCTCGTACGGTTCTGTCTGCTCGGGCTGGGGGTCAGTTGA
- a CDS encoding acyl-CoA dehydrogenase family protein: MPWDFSTEPEFEKKLDWIRGFVREEVEPLEVVFPGCEFLPLNDERRRVVDPLKQRVRDEGLWAPHLGPELGGQGFGAVKLTLINEILGRSPWAPIVFGTQAPDTGNAEIIARFGTQDQKDRYLQGLLSGEIFSCFSMTEPQGGADPRVFTTRAVRDGDDWVISGRKYFSSNASVASFFIVVAITNPDVAVHHGASTFLVPAGTKGLTIEANHHLVGALPHEPGHSLVHYDDVRVGADALLGEPGQGFLILQTRLAGGRLHHAMRSIGVAQRAVEMMSRRAKSRFTQGSSLADKQLVQAFIADSYTELMPFRLAVLHAAWMIDTAGEHAARAEIGACKILASQVLKSIGLRAIQVHGALGTTDQLPLVSVLLGGVALGLADGPTEAHKVNLARMLLKNYEPEDPQWPSESLTVRQAAARAKYGQLVDRVPALPDSP; encoded by the coding sequence ATGCCTTGGGACTTCTCCACCGAACCGGAGTTCGAGAAGAAGCTCGACTGGATCCGCGGGTTCGTGCGCGAGGAGGTGGAACCGCTCGAGGTGGTGTTCCCCGGCTGCGAGTTCCTGCCGCTCAACGATGAACGCCGCCGCGTCGTGGATCCCCTCAAACAACGAGTTCGCGACGAAGGCTTGTGGGCCCCACATTTGGGTCCGGAACTCGGCGGGCAGGGCTTTGGCGCGGTGAAACTGACCCTGATCAACGAGATCCTGGGACGCAGCCCCTGGGCTCCGATCGTGTTCGGCACCCAGGCACCCGACACCGGCAACGCGGAGATCATTGCGCGGTTTGGCACCCAGGATCAAAAGGACCGCTACCTGCAGGGCTTGCTGTCCGGCGAGATCTTCTCCTGCTTCTCCATGACCGAGCCGCAGGGCGGTGCCGATCCGCGCGTCTTCACCACCCGCGCCGTCCGCGACGGTGACGATTGGGTAATCAGCGGCCGCAAGTATTTCTCGTCCAACGCCTCGGTCGCATCGTTTTTCATCGTCGTCGCGATCACCAATCCGGATGTGGCCGTTCACCACGGAGCGTCGACGTTCCTGGTCCCGGCTGGAACCAAGGGCTTGACCATCGAAGCCAACCACCACCTGGTCGGCGCCCTGCCACACGAACCGGGTCACTCCCTGGTGCACTACGACGACGTTCGAGTCGGTGCGGATGCGCTGCTCGGGGAACCGGGGCAGGGATTTCTGATCCTGCAAACCCGCCTGGCCGGTGGCCGGCTGCATCACGCGATGCGCTCCATCGGGGTGGCGCAGCGTGCGGTCGAGATGATGTCACGTCGAGCGAAAAGTCGATTCACCCAGGGCAGTTCGCTGGCCGATAAGCAGTTGGTGCAAGCGTTCATCGCCGACTCCTACACCGAGCTGATGCCGTTCCGGCTGGCGGTGCTGCACGCGGCCTGGATGATCGACACCGCCGGCGAGCACGCGGCGCGCGCCGAGATCGGCGCCTGCAAGATCCTGGCATCCCAAGTGCTCAAATCGATTGGTCTGCGTGCCATCCAGGTGCACGGCGCGCTGGGCACCACCGATCAGCTACCGCTGGTCAGCGTGCTACTCGGCGGTGTTGCGCTGGGGCTGGCAGACGGCCCCACCGAAGCCCACAAGGTGAACCTGGCGCGGATGCTGCTGAAGAACTACGAGCCCGAAGACCCGCAGTGGCCCAGCGAATCACTGACCGTCCGGCAAGCGGCCGCCCGCGCCAAGTACGGCCAACTCGTCGACCGTGTTCCGGCCCTTCCCGATTCACCGTGA